The following coding sequences are from one Triticum dicoccoides isolate Atlit2015 ecotype Zavitan chromosome 4A, WEW_v2.0, whole genome shotgun sequence window:
- the LOC119285481 gene encoding transcription factor MYB2-like, translating into MDMAHERDSSSEEEVMAGDLRRGPWTVEEDIVLVNYIAAHGEGRWNSLARSAGLKRTGKSCRLRWLNYLRPDLRRGSITPQEQLLILELHSRWGNRWSKIAQHLPGRTDNEIKNYWRTRVQKHAKQLKCDVNSQQFKDVMRYLWMPRLVERIQAAATADAVQAAADTPLSWQHGADDALYESPELPVDACWPAEYAAVAGGQLPNASVAELSSTTTAGSSSPSTTDSGAGAQPSWPAAVDGAEWFTTACDASSAAATICDTDQLIQQQAPSQPAGAWTSEPLPSLGFPELGVADFEMGSFDVDSIWSMDDLWNTQPQFV; encoded by the exons ATGGATATGGCGCACGAGAGGGACTCGAGCAGCGAGGAGGAGGTGATGGCCGGCGACCTCCGCCGCGGGCCGTGGACGGTGGAGGAGGACATCGTGCTCGTCAACTACATCGCCGCTCACGGCGAGGGCCGCTGGAACTCGCTCGCCCGATCAGCAG GTCTGAAGCGCACCGGCAAGAGCTGCCGCCTCAGGTGGCTCAACTACCTCCGCCCCGACCTCCGGCGCGGCAGCATCACCCCGCAGGAGCAGCTGCTCATCCTCGAGCTGCACTCGCGGTGGGGCAACCGCTGGTCCAAGATCGCGCAGCACCTCCCCGGGCGCACCGACAACGAGATCAAGAACTACTGGCGCACGCGCGTGCAGAAGCACGCCAAGCAGCTCAAGTGCGACGTCAACAGCCAGCAGTTCAAGGACGTCATGCGCTACCTCTGGATGCCCCGCCTCGTCGAGCGCATCCaggccgccgccacggccgacgcGGTGCAGGCCGCCGCTGACACGCCCCTGTCGTGGCAGCACGGCGCCGACGACGCTCTCTACGAGTCACCGGAGCTCCCTGTCGACGCGTGCTGGCCAGCGGAGTACGCCGCCGTGGCCGGCGGGCAGCTGCCCAACGCCTCGGTCGCGGAGCTGTCGAGCACTACTACCGCCGGCTCTTCCTCGCCGTCCACCACGGACTCTGGCGCCGGCGCCCAGCCCAGCTGGCCTGCAGCAGTCGACGGTGCCGAGTGGTTCACCACCGCCTGCgacgcctccagcgccgccgccaccaTATGCGACACGGACCAGCTGATCCAGCAGCAGGCACCGTCCCAGCCCGCGGGTGCGTGGACGTCCGAGCCGCTGCCGAGCCTCGGGTTCCCCGAGCTGGGCGTCGCGGACTTCGAGATGGGCAGCTTCGACGTAGACAGCATCTGGAGCATGGACGACTTGTGGAACACGCAGCCGCAGTTCGTGTGA